The genome window CCGCGTCGAACCGCCGCTGGAAGCCCATCTGCAACACCGTCCCGGCGGCGTCGACCTCGGCGAGCGCGGCCAGCGTGCCCGCCAGGTCCACCGCGATGGGCTTCTCGCAGAACACTGGGAGCCCGGAGCGCGCCGCCCGGCCGATCAGTTCGGCGTGCGCCGCGGTCGCCGCGGTGATGACCACCGCGTCCACGCCCCAGGTGAAGATCTCGTCCACGCCGGGCGCCGCCGTCGAGCCCAGCCGGTCCGCCAGGTGGCGGGCCCGCGCGGTGTCGACGTCCGTGATGATGAGCGAGCCCACCTCATGGTGACGGCTGAGGGAAGCCGCATGGTATGTCCCGATACGCCCCGCTCCGATCAGTCCGATGCGCATGTGACCAACGTGGGGGTGTACCCCCCACTATGTCAATGCTTTGTCCGGACAACCGGACTACACAACTTCCCGTCAACAAGCGCCGGAGCTACGCTCGCCCCGTGCCGAAACCAGATGTGGACCCCACCGTCCCGCTCCAGCTCAGCGTCGACCGGAGCAGTCCGGTGCCGCTCTACTTCCAGCTGGCCCAGCAGCTGGAGGCCGCGATCGAGCACGGCGAGCTGACGCCGGGCAGCCTGCTGGGGAACGAGATCGAACTGGCCGGGCGGCTCGGCCTGTCCCGCCCCACGGTCCGGCAGGCCATCCAGTCCCTGGTCGACAAGGGCCTGCTCGTGCGCCGCCGTGGCGTCGGCACCCAGGTCGTGCACAGCCAGGTCAAGCGCGGCCTGGAGCTGAGCAGCCTCTACGACGACCTGGAGGCGGCCGGGCAGCGCCCCGCGACCCGGGTCCTCCTCAACACCTTCGCGCCCGCCTCCGCCGAGGTCGCCGCCG of Streptomyces cynarae contains these proteins:
- a CDS encoding GntR family transcriptional regulator gives rise to the protein MDPTVPLQLSVDRSSPVPLYFQLAQQLEAAIEHGELTPGSLLGNEIELAGRLGLSRPTVRQAIQSLVDKGLLVRRRGVGTQVVHSQVKRGLELSSLYDDLEAAGQRPATRVLLNTFAPASAEVAAALGLPEGMEVHQVERLRLAHGEPMAYLCNYLPTGLLDLDSDQLEATGLYRLMRAAGITLHSARQSIGARIADRIEGERLGEPEGAPLLTMQRTTFDDTGRAVEFGTHTYRASRYSFEFQLLVRS